The Euzebyales bacterium genome includes the window ACGACCCCGACGGACGCATGGGACTGGCCGAGACCCTGGAGGCGCAGGGCAAAGATCCGACCGAGGAGCTCGCTCAGTACGGCGCTCCGATGGTCCTCCAACGCCGCCGGTCGCGGCTGGCCGACAGGGTCCGGGCACGGACGGTAGCGCTGGCAGCCCCGCGCGCAGGCCCGGGCGGTCGACTGGCGGTCGCCGTCGGAGGCTGCCTGCTGCTCGGTCTGCTGCTGGGACTGGTGATCCCGGGTCTCGGCGTGGTGCGTGGGCTCGTCGGCGCTGCGGCGCTCGTGCTGATGTGGATCGCGGTCCGGCCGGTGCGCACGACGGCGCCGCACGGGAACCCGAACCGGCCGGTCGGCGTCACCGCTGACGACAGCGCACTGAGGGTCGACGCCCGTGACGCCACGGACGAGGCAGACGCCGAGCGGCTCGAGGCCGCGGCCGGACATGCTGCGGCAGCGGAGCTCGGGGACGCATCGCTGGCCCGCGAGCTCGCCATCGACGTGGAGGAGCACGACGCCGCGCGGCGCGCCGGGACCGTGCCCTCGTCACCTCTGCCAGATCGCGAGGATGCGACCGCGCCAGCGTCCGCTGAGGCCCCGGCCGTCGAGGGCGACGACGAGACGGAGCCGGAGATGGTCGACGGTGTCACGGCGTCCGAGCTGCCCGACGCCCCCGACGAGCTCGCGGAGTTGAGTCGTGCCCGACTCGCGGCCTCGGACCTCGAGCTCGCGCACGCCGCAGCGTCACGTCTGGAGGCTGTGGCGCCGGGTACCCTGGAGGCGCACCGTGCGCTCGGAGCCGTCGCGCTCGCCGAGCAGGACTACGAGCAGGCGCGATTCCACTACCGCAGCGTACTGGAGCTCGAGCCACTCGATCAGGAGGCGCACGAGCGTCTCGCGCTCGTCAGTTCGAGCATGGGTCGACCGACATCACGGTTCCCGTTGCGCGGGTTCCGGAGCCGGCGGTGACCGAGGACAACTGGCACGTGGTGACGGTCCTACCGCACATGGCGGCGGTGCTGCTGCGCGGTGCACTCCAGGCGGAGGGCGTCCGAACGGAGCTGGATCGCGATGCGCTCGGCGCGGTCTACGGTCTGGACAGCGGCGGCCACGCGACGCGGGTGCTGGTTCGCCCGGCCGATGCCGATCGCGCCCGACGGGTGCTCGCCGAGCTCGACCGTACGTGACCACCGCCGCCGCCGCCGACCCTGCCCGCACGTTTCCGCGTGACGCTCGGTGGATCGGGCGCCGCGGCTATCCTGCCTGATGCCTGCCGGCGCGATGACGTCGGCGCTCATCGACCGATCCGCAGGAGTGGTGATCAACGTGACGAGCATCGTCGTGGCGCAGCCGGACGGTCCGCAGCGCACGGTCGAGCCTCCTGTCACGGTCGGCGATGCGCTCGAGGCGCTCGGGGCACGGCGCGGCCAGGTCATCGCCGCGCTGGTCGACGGGGTCGAACGTGATCTGACCGCGCCACTCGAGACGTCCGCCATGGTCGAGGCGATCACCGCCGACAGCGAACGAGGACGTCAGATCCTTCGCCACTCGGTCGCCCACATAATGGCCCAGGCGGTGACCGACCTGTTCCCAGGTGCGAAGTTCGCGATCGGTCCACCGATCGCCGACGGCTTCTACTACGACTTCGACGTCGAGACACCGTTCACACCTGACGATCTGGAGCGGATCGAGACGCGGATGCACGAGATCATCGGCGAGGGTCAGCACTTCGAGCGTCGGACGCTGTCGCCTGACGAGGCGCTCGAGCTGTTCGCCGATCAGCCGTACAAGCGGGAGATCATCGAAGGCGTCGACGCCGACGAGGGCGCCGGCGACGCCGAAGTCACGGTCTACGCCAACCTCCGCGGCGACGGCACCGAGTGGGTGGACCTGTGCCGTGGGCCCCACCTCCCGACGACGCGGTGGGTGCCGGTCTTCGCCCTGCAGCGCGTCGCGGGTGCCTACTGGCGTGGCGACGAGGCCAATCCCCAGCTGCAGCGCATCTACGGCACCGCGTGGGAGTCCGGCAAGGCGCTGCGGGCACACGTGGAGCGCCTCGAGCAGGCCAGGGCGCGCGACCACCGCAAGCTGGGGCGTGATCTGGATCTGATCTCATCGCCCGACCAGCTCGGCACGGGGCTCATGCTGTTCCACCCGCGCGGCGGCCGGGTGCGGCTCGTGATGGAGGACTACAGCCGCGATATGCACCTGCAGCGCGGATACGAGCCGGTCTACACGCCGCACGTGGGCCGCAGCCTGCTCTGGGAGACGTCGGGGCACCTCGACTTCTACGCCGACAGCATGTTCCCCCCGATGCGCATGGCCGACAAGGGCCACGGCGAGGTCGGCGACTACTACGCCAAGCCGATGAACTGCCCGTTCCACGTGATGATCTTCGGCAGCCGGACCCGCAGCTACCGCGAGTTGCCACTGCGCCTGGCGGAGCTCGGCACGGTCTACCGTTACGAGCGGTCCGGGGTGGTGCACGGCCTGCTGCGCGCCCGCGGCTTCACGCAGGACGATGCGCACATCTTCTGCACCGCCGAGCAGGTCGTCGACGAGGTCGTGGAGGTCATCGACTTCACGCTCGCGCTGTACCGCGACTTCGGGTTCGTCGACGGGCCTTCGCGCGTGGCGCTGTCGACGCGACCACCCAAGGCTGACACGGTCGGCACCGACGAGGGGTGGACCCACGCCGAGGCGGCGCTGGCGGCTGCGCTCGAGCGCTCTGGCCTGGGCTACATCGTCGATGAGGGCGAGGGTGCGTTCTACGGACCGAAGATCGACTTCCAGGTGATCGATGCGCTCGGGCGTGCGTGGCAGCTGAGCACCATCCAGGTCGACTTCAACCTGCCCGAGCGCTTCGACCTCGGGTACGTCGCGTCCGACGGCATCACCCGCCGGCCGTTCATGATCCACCGTGCCCTGTACGGGTCGTTGGAGCGGTTCTTCGCGATCCTCCTCGAGCACTTCGGTGGCGCGTTCCCGACGTGGCTCGCGCCGGTGCAGTCGGTGGTGGTGCCCATCGGCGAGGTCCACCACGCCTACGCCGACCAGGTCGGGGAGCGGCTGCGCGACGCTGGCCTTCGCGTTGACGTCGACCGCTCCGACGACACCCTCGGCGCAAAGATCCGTCGCCACCAGGTGGACAAGGTGCCCTACCAGCTCATCGTCGGCGACGCCGAGGTCGAGGCCGGCACCGTTTCGATGCGGGCGCGTGATGGCAGGCAGCGCAAGGGCGTCGCCGTCGCGACGTTCATCGACGAGGTGACCCGGGAGGTCGCCGAGCGCGGCGCCGGTGGCTGAGGTGAGCCACGGGTCGAAGCGGTCGAAGGGCCTCGATCGGGTGCGGGCGAGCGTCCGCGAGCCGGTGGGCG containing:
- the thrS gene encoding threonine--tRNA ligase yields the protein MTSIVVAQPDGPQRTVEPPVTVGDALEALGARRGQVIAALVDGVERDLTAPLETSAMVEAITADSERGRQILRHSVAHIMAQAVTDLFPGAKFAIGPPIADGFYYDFDVETPFTPDDLERIETRMHEIIGEGQHFERRTLSPDEALELFADQPYKREIIEGVDADEGAGDAEVTVYANLRGDGTEWVDLCRGPHLPTTRWVPVFALQRVAGAYWRGDEANPQLQRIYGTAWESGKALRAHVERLEQARARDHRKLGRDLDLISSPDQLGTGLMLFHPRGGRVRLVMEDYSRDMHLQRGYEPVYTPHVGRSLLWETSGHLDFYADSMFPPMRMADKGHGEVGDYYAKPMNCPFHVMIFGSRTRSYRELPLRLAELGTVYRYERSGVVHGLLRARGFTQDDAHIFCTAEQVVDEVVEVIDFTLALYRDFGFVDGPSRVALSTRPPKADTVGTDEGWTHAEAALAAALERSGLGYIVDEGEGAFYGPKIDFQVIDALGRAWQLSTIQVDFNLPERFDLGYVASDGITRRPFMIHRALYGSLERFFAILLEHFGGAFPTWLAPVQSVVVPIGEVHHAYADQVGERLRDAGLRVDVDRSDDTLGAKIRRHQVDKVPYQLIVGDAEVEAGTVSMRARDGRQRKGVAVATFIDEVTREVAERGAGG